One window of Mesorhizobium sp. WSM4904 genomic DNA carries:
- a CDS encoding DUF1772 domain-containing protein, with product MMKFLPTLTFIAAIGSGVVGGVFFAFSNFVMAALARLPVPSGIAAMNSINVTVITPTFMTALFGTGLICLVLIAAAIMGWSQPGSYWLLAGAVIYLIGNPIVTMVFNVPLNDALAAVDPESANGAAVWAKHLSQWVMWNHVRTVTAIVAMACFILALI from the coding sequence ATGATGAAATTTCTTCCCACCCTCACCTTCATTGCCGCGATCGGCTCCGGCGTTGTCGGCGGCGTCTTCTTCGCATTCTCGAATTTCGTCATGGCGGCGCTTGCCCGGCTGCCCGTGCCAAGCGGCATCGCGGCGATGAATTCGATCAACGTCACGGTGATCACGCCGACTTTCATGACGGCGCTGTTCGGCACCGGCCTGATCTGTCTGGTGCTTATCGCCGCCGCCATTATGGGCTGGAGCCAGCCTGGTTCGTACTGGTTGCTTGCCGGCGCCGTGATCTATCTTATCGGCAACCCGATCGTGACCATGGTCTTCAACGTGCCTCTCAACGATGCGCTCGCTGCGGTCGATCCGGAGAGCGCCAACGGCGCCGCCGTGTGGGCGAAACATCTGAGCCAATGGGTGATGTGGAACCATGTCCGCACCGTCACTGCCATCGTCGCGATGGCATGCTTCATTTTGGCGCTGATCTGA
- a CDS encoding TetR/AcrR family transcriptional regulator yields MDDKVAAKTDQDAIASPRRSPSQQRSRERVERMLAAASALIAEQGSDAMRMGEVAERAGVSIGSLYQFFPDKRAIVWALAERYTAESQACIAAALKDVGDAEGLGQAFSELVDIYYRLFLAEPVMRDIWSGTQADKALRELELADSRANAEFLVAVLKRLRPDADPVELETTAFLVWQTGETAMRLAISVDREEGDRLVAAYKRMALRELLAE; encoded by the coding sequence ATGGATGACAAAGTCGCCGCGAAGACCGATCAGGATGCCATCGCTTCGCCGCGCCGGTCGCCGAGCCAGCAGCGCAGCCGCGAGCGGGTCGAGCGCATGCTTGCCGCCGCCTCGGCGCTGATCGCCGAGCAAGGCAGCGACGCCATGCGCATGGGTGAGGTGGCGGAAAGGGCAGGTGTCTCGATCGGCTCGCTCTACCAGTTCTTTCCGGACAAGCGGGCGATCGTCTGGGCGCTTGCCGAGCGCTACACCGCCGAAAGCCAGGCCTGCATTGCGGCGGCGCTGAAGGATGTCGGCGACGCCGAAGGGCTCGGCCAAGCGTTTTCGGAACTGGTCGACATCTACTACCGCCTGTTCCTGGCCGAGCCGGTGATGCGCGACATCTGGTCAGGCACGCAGGCCGACAAGGCGCTGCGCGAGCTCGAGCTCGCCGACAGCCGCGCCAATGCCGAATTTTTGGTGGCGGTGTTGAAGCGGCTCAGGCCCGATGCCGATCCGGTCGAGCTGGAGACGACCGCGTTCCTCGTCTGGCAAACGGGCGAAACCGCCATGCGGCTGGCGATCTCCGTCGATCGGGAAGAAGGCGACAGACTGGTCGCGGCCTACAAGCGCATGGCGCTGAGGGAACTGTTGGCTGAATAG
- the rpmE gene encoding 50S ribosomal protein L31 produces the protein MKADIHPDYHTIKVVMTDGTEYLTRSTWGKEGDTMNLDIDPTTHPAWTGGQQTLLDRGGRLSKFKKRFEGFGL, from the coding sequence ATGAAGGCCGATATCCATCCCGACTACCACACCATCAAGGTCGTCATGACCGATGGCACCGAATACCTGACCCGTTCGACCTGGGGCAAGGAAGGTGACACGATGAACCTCGACATCGACCCGACCACGCATCCGGCCTGGACCGGCGGCCAGCAGACCCTGCTCGACCGCGGCGGCCGCCTGTCCAAGTTCAAGAAGCGCTTCGAAGGTTTCGGCCTCTAA